One window of the Fusobacterium varium genome contains the following:
- the rpsH gene encoding 30S ribosomal protein S8: protein MYLTDPIADMLTRIRNANAVMHEKVDVPHSTLKERLSEILKEEGYIANYKVVTDGNKKSIRVYLKYDGKDRVIKGIKRISKPGRRVYSSVEDMPRVLSGLGIAIVSTSKGIVTDRVARRENVGGEILAFVW, encoded by the coding sequence ATGTATTTAACAGATCCAATTGCTGATATGTTAACAAGAATCAGAAATGCAAATGCAGTAATGCATGAAAAAGTAGATGTGCCTCATTCAACTTTAAAAGAAAGATTATCTGAAATTCTAAAAGAAGAAGGATATATAGCAAACTATAAAGTTGTAACTGATGGAAACAAAAAAAGTATCAGAGTATACTTAAAATATGATGGTAAAGATAGAGTTATCAAAGGAATAAAAAGAATTTCTAAACCTGGAAGAAGAGTATATTCTTCAGTAGAAGATATGCCAAGAGTTCTATCAGGACTAGGAATTGCTATTGTATCCACTTCTAAGGGAATCGTTACTGACAGAGTAGCTAGAAGAGAAAACGTAGGTGGAGAAATACTTGCATTTGTTTGGTAA
- the rplF gene encoding 50S ribosomal protein L6, which translates to MSRVGKKPIVVPSGVEVTVNGNEVTVKGPKGTLKKEFNKELTIKYTKEEKHHEVVNEIVVERPNDLPEVRAIHGTTRALIHNMVVGVSEGFKKTLNLVGVGYRAAEKGKGLELSLGYSHPIIIDEIPGIKFTVEKNTTVHVEGIEKDVVGQVAADIRAKRAPEPYKGKGVKYADEVIRRKEGKKS; encoded by the coding sequence ATGTCAAGAGTAGGTAAAAAACCTATCGTTGTGCCTTCTGGAGTTGAAGTTACAGTTAATGGAAATGAAGTTACTGTAAAAGGACCTAAAGGTACATTAAAAAAAGAATTTAACAAAGAATTAACAATAAAATATACTAAAGAAGAAAAGCATCATGAAGTTGTAAATGAAATCGTAGTTGAAAGACCTAACGACTTACCAGAAGTTAGAGCTATTCACGGAACAACTAGAGCTCTAATCCATAACATGGTTGTTGGAGTTTCTGAAGGTTTCAAGAAAACTTTAAATTTAGTAGGGGTTGGATACAGAGCTGCTGAGAAAGGAAAAGGACTAGAATTATCTCTAGGATATTCTCACCCTATCATCATCGATGAAATTCCTGGAATCAAATTTACTGTAGAAAAAAATACTACTGTACATGTTGAAGGAATCGAAAAAGATGTAGTAGGTCAAGTAGCTGCTGACATCAGAGCAAAAAGAGCTCCAGAACCTTATAAAGGAAAAGGAGTTAAATATGCTGATGAAGTTATCAGAAGAAAAGAAGGTAAAAAGTCGTAA